Below is a window of Natronorubrum halophilum DNA.
GCGTCACCGACGTGGAGATCACGCGGCGAAATAACACACTCATCCTCAAAGCCGTCGCCGAAGACGAGTCGGTCAGCAAGTACACCCCGACGGCTCAGCTCAAAGCGAGCGTCACCGAAAACCGGGTTTACGAGGAGGACCCGGACGAACGACGAAACTCGTTCCGCTGGGACGAGGACGAAGAGGACGAAATCGAGTCCGAACTCGTCGAGTTCGCCGCATTCAAGGGCGATCGCGAAACCGTCCTGCAGAACTCGTTGCTCCAGTACCAGATGTTCCTCGTCCTCTGTGGCATCGCCGAAGCCGCGGAGAAGGGGACGCTGACGGCGATTTCGGAACGCGACGGCGATCTCGAGGCGACCCGAATCGTCGAAGGCGAGCCCCGGCCGGCCGACATCGAAGTCGTCGAAGGCCCTCGAGACCACAACTCGGGTCAGGGTGGCGTCAACTGGCGGGATAACAAGTTCATTTCTGACTGACGGCCCCGGTGCTGGCCGTCGAACCGCGGTCGCATTCGTGTTGCCCGGTGGCGACGGCTATCGTACCCCCGAACGAAGGTGGGCGCTACCCGACTCGAAGAGCTACCTCGAGGGCGATCGGATCACCGGCGGGGCGACGGACTCGGACCGATCCCGATAGAGATGCGTGCTGAGTTCGCCCTCGAGTTCCGAGTCGGCAGCCACGACGATGTGGACGGTCTCGCCGTCGGCGGTGTGAATCTCGAGGAGAGTTTCGCGATGTCGGCGAAGCGGGATCTCGTCGAGCGTCCCGCGGTGTCGAACGGCGTAGCGACCGAGCCCCACACCACCGATCGTTCCGAGGACGAACAGTGGAGCGTACACGCTCGTCGCAAGGAGCCCGATGCCGGCGAGTCCGAACAGCGCGAGGGTGCCCCCGCCGACGAATATCGATTCGCGCGCTCGTCCGACGCCGGGCCGTTTGCGCACGCTTTCGACCGACACGGCGACCGCGGCGGTGACGACGGCGAGCGCGATCGTCACGATACCCTGAAACGGGTCGGCGCTCGACAGGGAGAAACTGAGTACCGCGAGGGCACCCAGGAGGAGGGCACCGCCCGCGAGGCGTCCGAGGTGATTTTCCCCGCCCGTGGGCCGATACTGAATGCTCCGCTGGCGCCGACTTCGAATCGAACACACGTAGTCGGTGTTGATATCGACGAACTCGCCCGTTTCCGAGACACACAGCAGTCGTCGGTCGGTAAGTCCGATAGCTGCCCGGCCTCGAACGACGTCCTCGAGGAGCCTCCCGGACGTAAGAACCAACACGGATTCGTCTCCGACGACGGCGTTCCTGAGCCGATCTTCCGCGAGTCCCATTTCCGGTCGGACGGTCTCCGCCACGCCACATAGTAAGCCACACCCTTCTGAGAACGACCCACTCGTGGAGCGCCCCCTCGAGCGAACTCCCGAAACGAACCCACCGGATGAGGGGCGAGGTCGAAACCGGCAGCGTTCCGCTCGTTTCACGCCGCGAAGTAGTCGTGGGGATCGACAGCCGTCGAAACATCGAACGACAATATCATATATCCGGGCCAGTACATACGACACATGACTGCAGTCGGTATCGACGCCATCGAAATCTGGACTGGGAACCTCAAACTCGACCTCCCCGGGACGTTCGCTCCGGCGCAGGGCGAGGACCCCGAGAAGTACACGAAAGGACTCGGCCTGAACGCCAGTTCGTTCCCCGACAGCTACGAGGACATCGTCACGATGGGCGCAAACGCCGCCCACCGGTTGATGGAACGCAAGGGCCTCGAACCCGACGACATCGGTCGAATCGACGTCGCGACCGAGAGCGCCTTCGACAACTCGAAGCCGGTTTCGACGTACGTCGCCGGCTGTCTCGAGCAGGTCTACGGCGAGGATTTCCACCACGCGAACAAGGGCGAGCGGAAGTTCGCCTGTATCGCGGGGACCCAGAGCTTAGACGACGCGTACAACTGGATCCGTGCGGGTCGAAACCGCGGTCGCTCGGCGCTGGTAATCGCCACCGACACGGCGCTGTACGCTCGCGGCGACGCCGGCGAGGCGACCCAGGGTGCCGGTGCCGTTGCGATGCTTATCAGCGAGGATCCCGATCTGGTCGAACTCTCGACCGAGCAGGGCTACGGGTCGGCCGACGAAACCGACTTCCTCAAGCCGAATCAGCAGTTCCCCTCCGTCGACGGCAAACGCTCCGTGCAAGTGTATCTCGCCCGCATGCGCGAGGCGCTCGCGGACTTCGAGAGCGTCGCCGGCGACAGCCATCCCGACCAGTACGCCTACATTCCGTTCCACACCCCGTTCCCGGGGATGGTGCGCAAGGCGGGACTGTTGGTCTACCGGCACATGATTCGAGACACTAGCATCGAAGACGACCTCGCCGAAGAGATCGGCCGCCAACCCCGTGCGGAAGCGTTCGATGACGACGAGGCGTTTCACAACGCGCTTCGGGAGTACATGGACAAACTCAAAGAGACCGATACGTACCAGGAGTGGTACGAGGCGACGATCGATCCGACGCTCACGCTCTCTCGAGAGGTCGGCAACTGGTACACCGGCTCGGTCCACGTCGCCCGCGTGAGCGCGCTGAAACACGGCCTCGAGAACGACCTCGATCTCACCGGGAGCAAACTCCTCGTCGGCTCCTACGGCTCCGGTGCCCAGGCGGAGGGGCACGCGGAAACGATTCAGGACGGCTGGGAGGCGGAAATCGAGGCGCTGAACGTCGACGAGCAACTCGAGAGCCGCTACGACATGAGTTGGGACGACTACGAGGAGATCCACGACGTGCACAACCACGACATGGACGTCGACGTCGAGGAGTTCACGTCGCCCGAATCGGAGTTCGTTTTCGACGGCTGGGGACGAATGGGCGAGCGGAAGTATCGGTACGTCGAGTAGCGGTTTCTGAACGGAGCGAACCGGACAGTGCTCGACGCTTTCGAAATGTAGTGTGGTCCGTTTCTACCGGTGTGAACTGTTTCCACCCGGCTTTGAGAACTGTACGCGAAACCCACTCGAGCCGTCAGTCGGATATTTTTTCATCTCGAACTGAGAGTTCCGTATATGTCCACGAACGAGCGGTCAACGACCGAGATCGAGACGACGCTTTTTCTCACCGTCTCCGGCCCGCCGGGCTGTGGGGCGACGACGCTGTGTGAGCGTCTCAGCGAAGCGATGGGGTGTCCGTACGTTTCGGGCGGCGATATCTTCCGCGAACTCGCGGACGAGCGGGAGATGAGCCTCAACCAGCTGACCGCGAAGGCCGACGAATCTGACGAGATCGACCGCGCGCTCGATCAGCGACTGCAGTTCATCGCCGAGGAGTGGGGGATGGCGAACAAGCCGTTCATCCTCGAGTCTCGACTCGCCGGCTGGCTCGCCGGCGAGCGCGCCGATCTTCGGATCTGGCTCGACGCGCCGGAGGACGTCCGCCTCGATCGAATCGAGGATCGCATCGAAACCGAAGCCGAGATGCGGGTCCGCGAGGTCAGCGAAGCCGGCCGTTACCAGTCGTACTACGACATCGACATCGACGACCGCGAGTTCTACGACCTCCACATCAACACCGCACGCTGGAGCAAACAGGCCGTGTTCGAACTCGTCCGAACCGCGCTCGAGGAGTACGACCCCGAAATCGACGAAGGTGCGTTCGAAACCCCGTCCGTAGACCCGTAGCTCGAGTTCGGTTCCGAGCGGTCTCGATCGTGATCGTCCCAGAAACGGAGTGAAACGTCGAACCCGCGGGCAGTGACGGCGACGCGGCCTAGTTATCCGGCGAGTAGTTCGGTGCCTCGTCGGTGATCACGACGTCGTGAGCGTGGCTCTCGGCCTGTCCGGCGGCGGAGACGCGGACGAACTCCGAGCGCTCCTTGAACTCGGGGATGGTTTCGGCCCCGACGTATCCCATGCCGGACTGCATGCCGCCCGCGAGCTGGTGGAGTTCGGATTTGAGCGTCCCCTTGTACGGCGTCGCGGCCTCGACGCCCTCCGGGACGTACTCGTCTTCTTCGTCTGGTTCGTCCTTGAGATAGCGATCGCTGTCGCCGGATTTCATCGCGCCGACGGAGCCCATCCCGCGGTACTGCTTGTACTTCTTGCCGTTCATCGTAATCACGCGACCCGGCGCTTCCTCCGTGCCGGCGAAGTACGAACCGAGCATGACCGCGTCCGCGCCCGCGGCGATCGCCTTGATCGCGTCACCCGAGTACCGAATGCCGCCGTCGGCGATCACCGGGACGCCGTACTCTCTCGCGACGTCGGCTACCTGTGCGACGGCGGTGATCTGGGGCATTCCGGACCCGGAGACGACGCGAGTCGTACAGATCGAACCCGGGCCGATACCGACTTTGAGACCGTCCGCGAACTCGACGAGTTCTTCCGCCGCCTCGCGGGTGCCGATGTTGCCGACGACGACGTCGGCCTCGACGGACTCCTTGATCTCGCGCGCCCCATCGATGACGTTCATGTTGTGGGCGTGAGCGGTGTCGATGAACAACACGTCCGCGCCGGCCTCGTCGGCGGCGAGCGCACGGTCGCTCTCGAACGGACTGACGGCGACCCCGCAGGTGAGACGTCCGTCCTCGTCGCGAACGGCCTCCTTGTACTCGCGGCGCTGGAGAATGCCCTGCATCGTCACGAGACCGACGAGGAGGTTCTCGTCGTCGACGACCGGCACGCGCTCGATCTTGTGGTCGTACATCAACTCGAAGGCATCGCGCGGGTCGATGTCCTCGTGGGCCGTGATGACCTCGTCAGTCATCGCTTCCGTAACCGGATCGTCCTCGTTGACCTCGAGGTGGGGCCGGATGTCCGTACTCGAAATGATTCCCAGGACTTCGCCGTTGGTGTTGACGACGGGTGCGCCGCCGACGCCCCGGCGAGCCATCCGTTCGTCGACCTCGCGGACGGTCATGTCGGGGTCCGCGGTGACGACCGAATCGAAGGGGATGATGAGTTCGTCGGCGGTTTTGACGCGCTCGATTTCCTCGACCATCGCGTCGACGTTCATGTTGCGATGGAGGACACCGAGGCCGCCGTGGCGGGCCATCGCGATTGCCATCCGACTTTCGGTGACGGTGTCCATCGCCGCCGAGAGGATCGGCACCGAAACCTCGACGGATTTCGAGACGTTCGAGCTCAGGTCGGCGTCGTCGGGTTCGACACGGCTCTCCTTCGGTCGAAGGAGGACGTCATCGAACGTTAGCGCCTCCGGTACCTGTAGTTTCGAAGAATAGGGCTCGTGCTCAGGAATGTCGTTCGCCATGTAAACCGTCAGAACCCGCGAGCAAAAAGCGTTGCGAGATCTCTTCGAATGCGAACGAATGACGGGGAACCGGCGACGAACGCCTCGGTTTCAGAAGGTGTCCCCGACCGAGTTGCGATCGCGATCCGCTACCAGCCGCTTCGATCGCAGGTCTGTACATTTCAGCGCGCATCTGGCAGACAGTGTTGGATATTCGACCTGTTGTGTAACTGCCTCCCACACAACGCTTATTGATAATCCAGTTCTCTACTCGAGTATGTACGCTGTGAGCTTCAGTGATTCCCGAACCGCTGGCCGGATGAGCGTCGCCGCTGACGCCACCAACTTCCAGTTCGGGAAATTTACAGCTAAACTCACAGCGCGAGGCCGAAATTGGACGAACTGGTGTCTCTCCGTACGGGACCGTCCATCCTATTACCCACCGGCCTCGGGTCACGGCCATCGACCCTGATCGATGAGTACGTCACAACACCCGGTCGCCCTCCGCCTCGAGCGCATCGTCGGCGGTGACGCGAGACTGTTGGCGCTGGTGATGATGCTGCCGTTGATCGACGGCGTCTTCCCCGCACTGATTCTCGCGGGTGCGCTAAACGATCCGCTCGGAGCCGTCCAGGTCGGCCTGTTGATCTTCGGCGGGAGCGCCACGGTCGCGGTGATCCTCGCGGAGATGACCGGCACGCCGCGCGAGCAGGCGGCGATCGTCCTGCTCGTCGGTGTCCCGCTGATACTGCTCGCCGCCGTTCAGGCCGCACTCGCGCCGGCGATCGGAAGCGTTCTCGATAACGTCATCATCACGCGATTCGCGGCGCTGGTGATCCTCGCCATCGCGGCCAAGACCGCCAGCGCGACGATCGGCGAGTATCTGCCAAACCCCGTCGTCATCATCGGATTGGGGCTCGTCGCGAGCTTCGATCCGACGGGGGCGACCGTCGTCGTGATGGACGACCCCGCACTCGTCGCGAACGCCGTCCTCGCCGCGGCCATCGGCGTGGGCTTCGCGCTGGTGATCGCCCTCGGCGGGCCGTACCTGCGCGAGTACATGGACATCGATCGCTTCCGCTTCGGGAGCGCGGTGGCCCTCGGCTTGCTCCCGCTGTCGATGCTCGGCATGGCCTTCGGCCAAGCGCCACTCGCCGCGCTCCTCGTCGCCGGCGTGTTCGCGATCGATCTTCCGCTGGATCGCGACTCGAGCGACGCGGCCGACGACAGCGACACCCCCGCATCCGGGATGGGGGCGGTGACGGACGGCGGCGGCGCGGGGTCGGAGTCCGACGACGTGGACGACTCGGTCGACGACGAGCCGGATACCGGGCCGTATCCTGGCGACGATTCGACGGATACCGAGGGCCGCGCCCCGTGGCTGTAGGGCGGATTCCGAATCGAAACCACTTTAGGCGGGATACCCTAACTGAGAGGCGAGGGGCTGTGGCCAAGCCAGGGATGGCGACTGACTCCAGAGGCTACGGCGCCCGGGACGACACTCCAGAACTGATATACTGATCGGACACCTGATCAGTGTCCGTGTGATGACCCTCTGGAGTTCCGAGGCGCACCGGAGATATCAGTCGATCGGGGGTTCAAATCCCTCCGGCCCCATTACTCTCTCAACTTATTCATAACCCACAGACAGCGGTGGGTTCCTTATGATTGAACCCCTGCGTCGGGTCTGATATTTCAGTCGCGCAGGTTACGGTGTGCAACTCTGTCTGGCAGTTCTATTGCAGGTATGTGGGTGAAAGTGATAAAACTCGCCCTCAATGAATTGACTCGCTAAAGGCGACATAGGCGATTGTACCAGGATCAAGTTAGATCTGACCGGGGAATGATTTATATTGAGTAATTGTCTTAAATGGAATATGTCCGCCGCAACCAATCTTGGCCAACTATCTTACGCCTCATTTTATCTACCTCCCCTTACGTTCGGATATCTTTCCTTCGAAGATAACAATCCATTTATCACATACATCG
It encodes the following:
- the cmk gene encoding (d)CMP kinase gives rise to the protein MSTNERSTTEIETTLFLTVSGPPGCGATTLCERLSEAMGCPYVSGGDIFRELADEREMSLNQLTAKADESDEIDRALDQRLQFIAEEWGMANKPFILESRLAGWLAGERADLRIWLDAPEDVRLDRIEDRIETEAEMRVREVSEAGRYQSYYDIDIDDREFYDLHINTARWSKQAVFELVRTALEEYDPEIDEGAFETPSVDP
- the hmgB gene encoding hydroxymethylglutaryl-CoA synthase; its protein translation is MTAVGIDAIEIWTGNLKLDLPGTFAPAQGEDPEKYTKGLGLNASSFPDSYEDIVTMGANAAHRLMERKGLEPDDIGRIDVATESAFDNSKPVSTYVAGCLEQVYGEDFHHANKGERKFACIAGTQSLDDAYNWIRAGRNRGRSALVIATDTALYARGDAGEATQGAGAVAMLISEDPDLVELSTEQGYGSADETDFLKPNQQFPSVDGKRSVQVYLARMREALADFESVAGDSHPDQYAYIPFHTPFPGMVRKAGLLVYRHMIRDTSIEDDLAEEIGRQPRAEAFDDDEAFHNALREYMDKLKETDTYQEWYEATIDPTLTLSREVGNWYTGSVHVARVSALKHGLENDLDLTGSKLLVGSYGSGAQAEGHAETIQDGWEAEIEALNVDEQLESRYDMSWDDYEEIHDVHNHDMDVDVEEFTSPESEFVFDGWGRMGERKYRYVE
- a CDS encoding DUF5794 domain-containing protein; the protein is MSTSQHPVALRLERIVGGDARLLALVMMLPLIDGVFPALILAGALNDPLGAVQVGLLIFGGSATVAVILAEMTGTPREQAAIVLLVGVPLILLAAVQAALAPAIGSVLDNVIITRFAALVILAIAAKTASATIGEYLPNPVVIIGLGLVASFDPTGATVVVMDDPALVANAVLAAAIGVGFALVIALGGPYLREYMDIDRFRFGSAVALGLLPLSMLGMAFGQAPLAALLVAGVFAIDLPLDRDSSDAADDSDTPASGMGAVTDGGGAGSESDDVDDSVDDEPDTGPYPGDDSTDTEGRAPWL
- a CDS encoding DUF7110 family protein, encoding MSTEESRHVYRLHSTLELPLEDLRTHIDEATYPDGVTDVEITRRNNTLILKAVAEDESVSKYTPTAQLKASVTENRVYEEDPDERRNSFRWDEDEEDEIESELVEFAAFKGDRETVLQNSLLQYQMFLVLCGIAEAAEKGTLTAISERDGDLEATRIVEGEPRPADIEVVEGPRDHNSGQGGVNWRDNKFISD
- the guaB gene encoding IMP dehydrogenase, encoding MANDIPEHEPYSSKLQVPEALTFDDVLLRPKESRVEPDDADLSSNVSKSVEVSVPILSAAMDTVTESRMAIAMARHGGLGVLHRNMNVDAMVEEIERVKTADELIIPFDSVVTADPDMTVREVDERMARRGVGGAPVVNTNGEVLGIISSTDIRPHLEVNEDDPVTEAMTDEVITAHEDIDPRDAFELMYDHKIERVPVVDDENLLVGLVTMQGILQRREYKEAVRDEDGRLTCGVAVSPFESDRALAADEAGADVLFIDTAHAHNMNVIDGAREIKESVEADVVVGNIGTREAAEELVEFADGLKVGIGPGSICTTRVVSGSGMPQITAVAQVADVAREYGVPVIADGGIRYSGDAIKAIAAGADAVMLGSYFAGTEEAPGRVITMNGKKYKQYRGMGSVGAMKSGDSDRYLKDEPDEEDEYVPEGVEAATPYKGTLKSELHQLAGGMQSGMGYVGAETIPEFKERSEFVRVSAAGQAESHAHDVVITDEAPNYSPDN